Sequence from the Egicoccus sp. AB-alg6-2 genome:
GTTCGACGGGCAGCCCGGCATAGGCGTCGATCAGCGCGGCGGCCTGGCGGCTCCCGCGCTCGGAGACGGGACGTCGCCGGTCGTCGCCGGTGTAGTCGCCGCGCTCGCCCGCGTCGACGTGGCGGAGCAGGAGCAGGGGCACGCACAGGCCTTTCGGTTCCGGGACGTTTCTACCGCAGCCGGCTGCGGGCGCGCTGCTGGAGCACCTCGTGGGTGTCCACCCCGGCGGCCGGCGCCACCCGTTCCCAGGCGCTGTCGGGCCGCAGCCGCCAGGCGAGCCGGTCGTCGTCCAGGCAGGTCTGCAGGATCTCCTCGAGGCGCTCCTGCAGCGCCGGGTCCTCGATCGGCACCAGCGCTTCGACGCGGCGATCGAGGTTGCGGGGCATCCAGTCGCCGGAACCGATCACGTAGTCGAGGCCCCGGTCGGCGCTGCCGAACCGGAAGATGCGCGAATGCTCGAGGAACCGTCCGACGATCGAGCGGACGCGGACGTTGTCCGACATGCCCGGGACCTCCGGGCGCAGACAGCACACGCCGCGAACGATCAGGTCGATCCGTGTGCCGGCCTGTGAGGCGGCATACAGCGCCTCGATGATCCGGGAGTCCACCAGGCTGTTCATCTTGGCCACGACGTGGCCGTCCTCCGCCTGCGCCTCGCGTTCGATCAGTTCGAGCATCCGCTGCCGGTAGGTGGCGGGCGCCACGATCAGCTTGCGGTACTCGGCCTGGCGCGAATAGCCGGTCAGGACGTTGAACAGGTCGCTGAGGTCGGCGCCGATGTCGGGGTCCGCGGTCAGCAGGCCCAGATCCTCGTAGATCCGGGCCGTGCGGTCGTTGTAGTTGCCGGTGCCGATGTGGGCGTAGCGACGGACGCGGTCCCCCTCCTGGCGCACGACCAGGCAGATCTTGGTGTGCGTCTTGAGCCCGACCACGCCGTAGGCGACGTGCACGCCGGCTTCCTCCAGCGCGCGCGCCCACGCGATGTTGGCCTCCTCGTCGAAGCGTGCCTTGAGCTCGACGAGGGCGACGACCTGCTTGCCCGCCTCGGCGGCGTCGAGCAGGGCCCGCGAGATCGGGCTGTCGCGTCCGGAGGTGCGGTACAGCGTGATCTTGATCGCCAGCACCTGCGGATCGGTGGCTGCCGCCTCGAGGAAGGCCCGCACCGAGGTCGTGAACGAGTCGTAGGGATGCTGTACCAGCACGTCGCCCTCACGCAGGGCGGCGAACAGGTCCGGGTGCTCGCCGCCCGTCGCCGCCGCCAGGCGCGGCTGGGTGACCGACGCCAGCGTCGGATGCTTGAGGTCGGGGCGGTCGAGTGCGTACAAGGTGTCGAGGCCGGACAGGTCGAGCGGCCCCGGCAGGGCGATCATCTCGGCGGGGGTGATCTCGAGTTCGCGCAGCAGCAGGCGCTGGACGGCCTCGGACATGCCCGGTTCGACCTCGAGCCGCACCAGGCTGCCGAACCGGCGACGGGTCAGCTCGCTCTCGATCGCCAGCAGCAGGTCGTCGGCCTCGTCCTCCTCGATCTCGAAGTCGGCGTTGCGGGTGACGCGGAACACGTGGTGCTCGACGACCTCGAGTCCCGCGAAGAGCCGCCCGAGCTGCGACGCGATCAACTGCTCGAGCGGGACGAACCGTTCGCCGTCGGGGAGGGCGACGAAGCGGGGGAGCAGCGGCGGGACCTTGATGCGCGCGAACCGCTGCTCCCCGTGCTCGTGGTCCTGCACGATCACGGCGAGGTTGAGCGAAAGGTTGGACAGGTAGGGGAAGGGATGGGCCGGATCGACCGCCAGGGGCGTCAGCACGGGGAAGATCTGGTCATCGAAGACCTGCGCCAGGTGGCGTCGGTCGGCCGCGTCGAGGTCGTCGACGTCCAGGAACCGGATGCCCGCCTGGCGCAGCGCCGGCACCAGTTCGTCGCCGAACAGCGCGGCCGCGCGACGGGAGAGCGCCGTCGCCATCTCGGCGATCACCCGCAACTGCTCCGACGGGGGCATGCCGTCGGCGCCCGAGCCGGTCACGCCGGCCGCCACCTGCTCCTTCAGGCCCGCCACGCGCACCTGGTAGAACTCGTCGAGGTTCGCGGCGAAGATGGCAAGGAACTTGGCGCGCTCGAGCAGCGGCAGCGTCGGATCCTCCGCCAGCGCCAGGACGCGCTCGTCGAACTGCAGCCACGACAGCTCGCGGTTGAGGTGGCGCACCTCGTCGTCGGCCGGCGGGTGCGATGCCAGGATCGACATCGTCGGCGTACCGGGACGTGGGTCGGTCATGACACCTGCCGCCTCCGGTCGGTCCTGCGCCTGGTGGGTTCGGGGAACCTACGTCACCGAGGTGACGGGAAGGTGACCGTTCGCCTACCGAGGTGTCCGCTGGCCGTGTCGTGGTCGGCGGGTGCGGCGCACTAGGTTGTCGCCACTCGGTCGACCGGCCCCGCTGCGGCAGGGCGCGACCGGGAACCAGCGCCTACCGTGCGCCCCCGAGCACCCCAGGAGGTCCGCGTTGACGTACACCATCGCCGAGCCCTGCATCGACGTGAAGGACAAGGCCTGCGTCGAGGAGTGCCCCGTCGACTGCATCTACGAGGGTGAGCGGATGCTCTACATCCACCCCGAGGAGTGCATCGACTGCGGCGCCTGCGAGCCGGTCTGCCCCGTCGAGGCCATCTTCTACGAGGACGACGTCCCGGACGAGTGGCAGCTGTTCACCCCCGTGAACGCGGAGTTCTTCGCCGACAGCGTGACCGGACTGGGGTCACCCGGCGGTGCGGCGACCGTCGGCGCCGTCGACAAGGACCACCCGACGGTGGCCGGCTGGGACGCCTGAGCGCGCTCCATTGGCTCGATCCCGGGCGTGATCGTTAGACTCGTTCGGTGGCCCGACGAGGGGCCCGGGGTCGACCTCGCGAGGAGAGCCGCGTGACGTACGTCATCGCCGAACCGTGCATGGATGTCAAGGACACCGCCTGCGTGCAGGAGTGCCCGGTGGACTGCATCTACGAGGGTGACCGGATGCTCTACATCCACCCCACGGAGTGCATCGACTGCGGCGCGTGCGAGCCGGCATGTCCGGTCGAGGCCATCTTCTACGCCGACGACGTGCCCTCGGAGTGGCAGCAGTTCACGCCGATCAACGCCGAGTACTTCGAGCCCAGCGTCACCGGGCTCGGCTCGCCCGGCGGCGCCAGCAACGTCGGCGTCAGCAACGTCGACCACCCGAAGGTCTCGGCCTACGAGATCCCAGACGCGACCTGAGTCGCCGGTCGCGGTCCGTGCCCCGCTTTCTGCGCCGGCAGCCCCCGCCCGCCGATCCACGGGTTCTCGTCGAGGAGCACCTCGAGGCCGGGCGGCCGACCGGGTGGTTCGAGCCCCTCTACGCCCGCGCGCGGGGGGATGCCGGCGCGGTGCCCTGGGCCGAGCTGACCGCCCACCCCTACGTCGTCGACTGGCTCGACGACCCGGTCGTCGCGCCGCCCGGCCGCCGGGCGGTCGTGGTCGGCTGCGGTCTCGGTGACGACGCCGCCGAACTGGCTCGGCACGACTTCGAGGTGGTGGCGTTCGACGTCGCGCCCACCGCGGTCGCCTGGGCGCAGAAACGCTTCCGCCGGACGCCGGTCGAGTGGCGCGTCGCCGACCTGCTCGACCTGCCCGACGACCTCGTCGGCGGCTTCGACCTCGTCGTGGAGGTCCGTACGGTCCAGTCCCTGCCCGGGGTGGTGCGTGACGCGGCCATGCACGCGGTCGGCACGCTGTGCGCCCCGGGAGGCGTGGTCGTCGCCGTGACGCTGGTGGCCGGCTCGGACGCCGTGTCGCGGACGTGGCAGGGGCCACCCTGGGTCCAGTCGCCCAGCGAGCTGGCGGCCTACCGTGCCGCCGGGCTCGAGCGGGTCGCCCTCGAGCATCCCGACCCCGACGAGCGCGGGGTGATGGAGGTCCGCCTGACGATGCGGCGCCCCGGGCCCGCCTGAGGGTGGACAGCCCGTGGCTGCCGGTGGGGGCTCAGTGCGGGAGGTGGGCGGTCAGCGCGACGATGTCGGCGTCCAGGCCTGCCAGCACCGCGTCCGCGTCGGCCTGACGGAGCCGACGCTTGGTGCCCGCGTACGCGCGCGGTGGGAGTTGGGCCAGCTCCGCCGCACGTGAGCGCGCCACGGTCACCACGTCGTCGGCGGGTGCCAGTTCGTCGGCGAACCCGGCCTCCACCGCGGCGGCGGCGTCGATCCGCCGTCCGGGCAGCACCAGGTCCTCGAGTCGGTCGCCGCGCAGGTTGTGGCGCGCCAGGGCGATGCCGAACTCGGGGAGTTCGAAGTCGATCTGGGTCTCGGTCAACCCCCACCAGCCGCCCCCGGCCGCCACGGCGTGGTCGCAGGCCATCGCGAACATCGTCCCCGCCGCGATGGCGTGACCCGTCGCCGCGCACACCGTCGGACGTGGCTCGGTCCACAGGCGCATCAGGCAACGCCCGAACAGCACGAGCAACCGCTCGACGCCGGCGCCGCCGTTGGCCGCCATCCACTTCACGTCGAGGCCGGCGGTCAGGATCCCCTCGCGGCCCGCGAGCACGATCGCGCGCGCGTCGGCCGCCTCGTCGAGCGCCTCGATCAGGCCCTCGAACACCTCGGGGACGAGCGCGTTCTTGTTGCCGTCGTCGAGGGTGAGGGTCAGGACGCCCGCGTCGTCGAGGTCGGTGCCGATGTCCATACGTCTCCCGGTCGCCGGTGCGCGCTGATCCTAGGCCGCTCGCGACTCACACCAGCAGACGGGCCGGTGCACGCGAGGCGAGCGGCTCGTAGGCCTGCCACGCCGTCGCAAGCCGTCGCACGCCTTCGCGCAGGAGGGGTTCGGGACGGGCGAACACCAGCCGCAGGCAGCGCCGGTTGCCCTCGTCGACCGACAGGGCCGGACCGGGAACGACCGAGACCCCGTGCCGCAAGGCCAGTTCGGCGAACTCCTCGGCGTTGCCGGACGGCAGGGTCACCCACAGCGACAGACCGCCCGGAGGCCGGGTCCACTGCCACGACGGCAGGTGCTCGGCGAGCAGCGCGCACAGCAGGTCACGTGCCGGGACCAGCTCGGCCCGTCGCTCGGCCAGGATGTCGTCGGCGTGTTCGAGCAGCCGGACCGCGAGCAGTTGGCTCAGCAGCGGGGTGCCGAGGTCGGCGACCGTCTTGGTCGCCAGCATCCGCACCGCCCAGCTCGTCGGGGAACGGACCCAGCCGACGCGAACGCCGGCCCAGAACAGCTTCGCCGTCGAACCGAGCGTGTGGATGGCCCCCGCGCCGTTGGAGAAACCGGCGATCGGCGGCGGCAGGGTCGCGTCGTCGAGCGCGACGTCGCCCATCGCCAGGTCCTCGACGATGACGATCCCGGACGTGTCGGCGAGCTCGGCCAGGACCCGACGCCGGTCCTCGGGCAGCACCGCACCGGTCGGGTTGTGGAAGTTGGGGGAGAGGTAGACCAGCTTCGGTTCGGTCCGGGCCACCAGGTCGGCGATCACGTCGGTGCGCACGCCATGCTCGTCGACCGGCAACGGCACCATCCGCGCACCGAACCGGCGGAAGACGTCCAGCGCGCCGGGGAAGGTCGGGCTCTCCACGAGCACCGCGTCCCCGCGCTGCAGCGTCTGGCGGGCGACCAGCGAGATCGCCTGGTGTGCGCCGGTCGTGATCACGATCTGGTCGTCGGTCGAGGGCAGACCGGCGGCGGTGAACCGCGCCGCGACGATGTCGCGCAGGGCGCGCAGGCCGTGGGGCACGTAGCCGTGGTGGGCGACCAGCGAGCCGACGTCCTCGGGCGAAAGGGAGCTGAGGACGGCCACGACCCCGGGGGATCCGGTCACGGCGGCGACCGACAGCTCCACCACGTCCTCGTCCGACCGGGCCGGTTCCTCGCCCGGTCCGCTGCGCTGGTCGGCGCGGTCGTCCGAGAGGAACAACCGGGCCGTGGCCACCGCATCGACGCCCCCCCGCTCCTCGCCGGCCGGACGGCGGACCCAGGTCCCCGACCCCTGCCGGCTCTCGAGCCAACCCTCCGCCTTCAACCGGTCGTAGGCGGCCACCACCGTCGCGCGGCTGACCGTCAGCGACCGCGCCAGGATCCGCTCGGGAGGGAGCACGGTGCCGAGGGGGATCTCGCCCCGGTCGACCGCGCGCTTGAGCCCGTCCGCCAGCTGTCGGTACAGCGGTCCCTCGCCGCCCAGCGTGTCGGCGAGGATGCCAGCGAGATGCGGACCACTTTCGCGGATTGGCTCATCCAATAGCAGTCCAATACTGAGGGTCGTCCGGGTTGGACTGGAAGAACGGTCGTGGTACCGTACCTCGTACCAGGCCAAAGGGCACGGTTCGGCCTCCCACCGAATCGAGTACCGGGCCAACCGGAGACACACTTCGCGGCCCTCGGGCTCGGTCTTCGCCGAACCCACCGCGCGGCTCCGGACAACTTCATACGTACGCGAGGCGGCACGCTCCCTCTCCCAGCCACCTCGCGTCCCGCTCGAGCAACGACGGGTTCGCCACCTCTCCCCCCGGCGGCTCTCCCACCGCCCGGATGCTCTCCTCTCCCAAGTTCAGCGCATCCCGCGAACCCCGAGCTCGAGCCCACGACGTCCCCCCGGTTCTCCCACCGGGGGGACGCTTCGTTTCGCCGGTCCTTTTCAGGAGCGCTACCGCTCCGCTCGGGTCGCCGGCCCGCTCCCGCTCCGCGGCCCGGGGATCGCCTGCGCAGGGGGCGTTCCGCCCCGACCCACGCTCCACTCGTGAGCGTCGCTTCGCTCGCTCACAGCCCCTGCTCCGGCGATCCCCGGGCCGCTCCGCTCCGCTTGCCGTCGCTCTCCCGTCGCTCCGCCGCTCTCCGCGGACCGGGCTCTGCTTCTGCGGCGGGGGTCAGGTGAAGGGGAGGCTGGGGGTGCCTTCGTGGCCGTCGAGGAGGCGGACGCGGACGCTGCAGGCGCGGAGGAAGTCGCGGACGTCGTCCCAGCCGTCGTAGCGGCCGCCGGCGGCGACGACCTCGCCCAGGCCGGAGTTGGCGATCAGCTTGGCGCAACCGAAGCAGGGTGCGCCGGTGCAGTACAGCGTCGCGCCGCTGCGTTCGGCGGGGGAGGAGTACAGCAGCGCGTTCGCCTCGGCGTGGATGGCGATGCAGCGCTCGTAGTCGTGCCCCTGCGGCGCGTTGGAGGCGGCCCGCGGACATGCGCCCTCGTCGCAGTGTCCGAACCCGGACGGCCCGCCGTTGTAGCCCGTGGCCACGATCCGCCGGTCCTGGACGATCACCGCCCCGTGCTTGCGTCGCGCGCAGGTGGCCCGACTCGCCGTCGTCCGCGCCAACTCGAGGAAGTACTCATCCCAAGACGCCCGCTGCCCCACGACAACCTCCCACGACGCGCGGAGCCTACCCCGACGCGCCGTCCACCCGACGTGCGGTAGGAGAGCGGAGGCGGGGTGGTCGCCGGAGCATGGGCGGTGAGCGAGCGAAGCGACGCTCGCTCCTCGTCACTGCCGGGCTCGCCACGCACGTGCGGCCCGCAAGGTGATGGAGCCGACCTCACCGTCGTCGTCGACCCCGAGCGCACGCTGGAACGCCTTCGTCTCACCGACGGTGAGTTCCAGGAAGTTGCCCTTGGGGACGATGACCTGTGGGCCGCCGGCCTGCTTGCGCCACGGGACCAGGAAGTCGCGCTGCCACTCGAGCACGTCCTCGCCGTGCAGATGCGGCGTGCGCAGCTTGAGGAGGCGGTCCCCCAGCTTGCGTGGGGCCTCGACCTGATAGGCCGGTCGGGCGAAGCCGGCGATCTTCGTACGTCGATTCTTGCGCATCACGCGGCCACCGCTTCCGGAGCCGGCCGCGTTGGTGTTGCCCTCGATCGTCGTGACGACCCCGCCCTCCCCGACCTTCTCGACGAGGCCGACGTGGGCGATCCCGAGTGGCCGCTTCGGGCTGGGCTTCTCGAAGCTGAAGAGGACCAGGTCGCCGCTGCGGGGACTGGTGTGCCAGCGGCCCGCCGTGTTCGCCGCTGCGTAGATGCCCGGCGTCCACGCGGTGAAGGTCATGCCGTTGCGCGGGGCGCCGACCTGCGCGAAGCACCAGGACGTGAACATCGCGCACCACAGCTGACCGTTCAGGCCGTACCACTTGCCGTACTTGGTTCTGCGGCCGGGGGCCTCGACGACGCCGATCTCGGCTCGGGCGACCTCGAGGACGCTCGCCGCCGTGAAGCCGTTCACTTAGCCGTCACCGTCCGGATCCTGCGTGGGCTGCGGGCCGTCCTCGGGCCGTTCGGTGTTGTCCGTCGGCTCGAGCAGTTCGTTCTCGAGTTCGCGGACCCGGTCCCAGTCCTCGAGCTCGACCGCCCTGCGGTGTGCCGCGGCCGCCGGGTCGATGTCGCTCATCGCCGACCTCCTCTCCGCCCCGCCCCACACATCAATGTCCGCTCGGGTTCGGCGGTCGTCAAGGAACGCCGCCGGGAGCCCGACGAGTCGGTCGGAGCGGGTCAGAGGTTGCCGCGGCGGGCCTGGGCGCGTTCGATCGCTTCGAACAGCGCCTTGAAGTTGCCGGCGCCGAAGCCGCGCGAGCCGTGCCGCTGGATGATCTCGTAGAAGACCGTCGGCCGGTCCTGGACCGGCTCGGTGAAGATCTGCAGCAGGTAGCCCTCCTCGTCGCGGTCGACGAGGATGCCGAGGGCGGCGAGGTCGTCCCAGGACTCGCCGACGTCGCCGACGCGTTGCCTGGCGTCGAGGTAGTACTCGTCGGGCACGGGCAGGAACCCCACGCCCCGGCGCTGCATCGCCCGCACGGTGCCCACGATGTCGTCGGTGGTCAGCGCCAGGTGTTGGACGCCGGGGCCGTCGTAGGCGTCGAGGTACTCCTCGATCTGGGACCGCTTGCGTCCTTCGGCGGGCTCGTTGATCGGCATCTTGATGCGGCCGTCGCCGTCCCACAGCACCTTGGACATCAGGGCGGAGTACTCGGTCGAGATGTCGTCCTCGCCGAAGTGGCGCAGCTGCGAGAAGCCCAGGATGCGCTGGTAGAACTCGGCCCAGGTGTCCATCTCGCCGTAGGCGACGTTGCCGACCACGTGGTCGATGGTGGCGAGCCCGAGTTCTGCGGCGACGGGGTCGTGCGCGACCTCGCGGTAGCCGGGCAGGTGCACGCCCGAGTAGTCGTCACGTTGCACGAAGGTGTGGATGGTGTCGCCGTAGGTGCGGATGGCGGCGCGCTGCACCTTGCCGTGGTCGTCCTCGTCGACGCGTGGACGGGCGTGCGGGCGGGCTCCCCGCTCGACCGCGAGTTCGAACGCGTCGGCGGCGTCGGCCACGCGGAAGGCGACATCGCGGATGCCGTCGCCGTGGCGCGTGACGTGGCGGGCGATCTCGTGGTCGGCGCGCAGCGCCGAGGTGAACACGAACCGGATCGCGCCCTGCTGCAGCACATACGAAGCGCGGTCACGGACGCCGGTCTCGGGGCCGGCGTAGCCGACGAGGCGGAAACCGAAGGCCGAGCGGTAGAAGTGGGCCGCCTGCTTGGCGTTGCCGACCCAGTACTCGATGGCGTCGTAGCCGAGCAGCGGCAGGTCACGGTGGGTCACGTCGAGGCTCCCTCCTCTCGCGGACGACGGGTGACGTCGTGCGCGACTGTGGGACGGCACTGCACCGTGGCGCGGGTCACGCACCGGGGACGCTGCGATCAACGATCCGGACGAACCGGGCGTTTCGCCCGACCGGCGACGTTGACGTGCCGGAAGGCAGGGTACGGATTCCTCCCCCGGCGCCCGGCGTTCCGCGGTCGTACCGGCGGCCGGGGCGCGCTGATCGCAATACGGCGAGCGGTCGGCGGGCGGACGTGACCGCCGCGTTCAGGCGGGCGGGATCATGCCTGGCGGCAGGTCCGTGCGGCCCTGCAGGGGGGAGAGTTCGAACTCCTCCCGGCCGATGCGCAGGAACTCGACCGGCCGGTCGCCGGCGAGGTGTTCCTCGACGATCCGGGGGACGTCCTCGACGGTGACGCCGCCGTACCAGACGTCGTCGGGTGCCACGTAGACGGTGGGTCCGACCATGCACGGCTCGAGGCAGCCGGACGCCACCACCTTGATGTCGACCAGTCCCTGGCGCCCGGTCTCCTCGCGCATGGCCTCGAACAGCCCGGCGGCCCCGCGGCGGATGCACGACGGTCGGGGATGTTCCTCGGGACGCTCGTTGATGCACACGAAGACCCATTTCCTGGGCATGCCGACACGTGCCATCCGGGCATCCTCCCGTCGCGCTGGACCGTCGCGGTCACCGTAGCCTGTGGCGGCCGTCGAGCGAGGAGCCCCACCGCATGGCCCAGGACGCCGCCATCGAGACCCTGTTGCGCCGGACCCGCCGGATCGCCGTGGTGGGCGCTTCGGACCGCCCGGACCGGCCGAGTCATGGCGTCATCCGTCGACTTCTGCAGGCGGGCTACGAGGTGGTGCCGGTCAACCCGCGGGCCGACGAGGTGCTCGGGATCCCCACCGTGGACGCGCTGTCGGACATCGAGGGCCCGGTCGACCTCGTCGACGTCTTCCGCCGGTCCGAGCACCTGCCGCAGGTGGCCGAGGAGGCCGTGGACATCGGTGCGCCGGCGATCTGGTTGCAGAGCGGCCTGATATCCGACGCGGCGCGACAGGCGGCCCACGACGCCGGGATGACCTACGTCGAGGACCGTTGCCTGGCGGTCGAGGTGGCCGTGCGGGGCATCACCGCGCCCGCCGACGGCTCGAGCTAACCGGCGGCATCGACGTCGGGCCCCCGCCCGTCGGAGCGGTACAGGGCCGGGTCGAGGAACGCGTCGCGGTCGAGCACCGCATGCCCCCGGAGCACGTCGAGCACGTCGAGGAACTGCTTCGCCGCGGCCACGTCGTGCACGCGCGCGACGGTGTCGCGCACCTCGGTGAGCGGGACGAGTGCCGCGAGGG
This genomic interval carries:
- a CDS encoding CoA-binding protein, coding for MAQDAAIETLLRRTRRIAVVGASDRPDRPSHGVIRRLLQAGYEVVPVNPRADEVLGIPTVDALSDIEGPVDLVDVFRRSEHLPQVAEEAVDIGAPAIWLQSGLISDAARQAAHDAGMTYVEDRCLAVEVAVRGITAPADGSS
- the fdxA gene encoding ferredoxin; this encodes MTYVIAEPCMDVKDTACVQECPVDCIYEGDRMLYIHPTECIDCGACEPACPVEAIFYADDVPSEWQQFTPINAEYFEPSVTGLGSPGGASNVGVSNVDHPKVSAYEIPDAT
- a CDS encoding PLP-dependent aminotransferase family protein; protein product: MDEPIRESGPHLAGILADTLGGEGPLYRQLADGLKRAVDRGEIPLGTVLPPERILARSLTVSRATVVAAYDRLKAEGWLESRQGSGTWVRRPAGEERGGVDAVATARLFLSDDRADQRSGPGEEPARSDEDVVELSVAAVTGSPGVVAVLSSLSPEDVGSLVAHHGYVPHGLRALRDIVAARFTAAGLPSTDDQIVITTGAHQAISLVARQTLQRGDAVLVESPTFPGALDVFRRFGARMVPLPVDEHGVRTDVIADLVARTEPKLVYLSPNFHNPTGAVLPEDRRRVLAELADTSGIVIVEDLAMGDVALDDATLPPPIAGFSNGAGAIHTLGSTAKLFWAGVRVGWVRSPTSWAVRMLATKTVADLGTPLLSQLLAVRLLEHADDILAERRAELVPARDLLCALLAEHLPSWQWTRPPGGLSLWVTLPSGNAEEFAELALRHGVSVVPGPALSVDEGNRRCLRLVFARPEPLLREGVRRLATAWQAYEPLASRAPARLLV
- a CDS encoding enoyl-CoA hydratase-related protein; protein product: MDIGTDLDDAGVLTLTLDDGNKNALVPEVFEGLIEALDEAADARAIVLAGREGILTAGLDVKWMAANGGAGVERLLVLFGRCLMRLWTEPRPTVCAATGHAIAAGTMFAMACDHAVAAGGGWWGLTETQIDFELPEFGIALARHNLRGDRLEDLVLPGRRIDAAAAVEAGFADELAPADDVVTVARSRAAELAQLPPRAYAGTKRRLRQADADAVLAGLDADIVALTAHLPH
- a CDS encoding ferredoxin is translated as MARVGMPRKWVFVCINERPEEHPRPSCIRRGAAGLFEAMREETGRQGLVDIKVVASGCLEPCMVGPTVYVAPDDVWYGGVTVEDVPRIVEEHLAGDRPVEFLRIGREEFELSPLQGRTDLPPGMIPPA
- a CDS encoding class I SAM-dependent methyltransferase; translation: MPRFLRRQPPPADPRVLVEEHLEAGRPTGWFEPLYARARGDAGAVPWAELTAHPYVVDWLDDPVVAPPGRRAVVVGCGLGDDAAELARHDFEVVAFDVAPTAVAWAQKRFRRTPVEWRVADLLDLPDDLVGGFDLVVEVRTVQSLPGVVRDAAMHAVGTLCAPGGVVVAVTLVAGSDAVSRTWQGPPWVQSPSELAAYRAAGLERVALEHPDPDERGVMEVRLTMRRPGPA
- the hppD gene encoding 4-hydroxyphenylpyruvate dioxygenase; this encodes MTHRDLPLLGYDAIEYWVGNAKQAAHFYRSAFGFRLVGYAGPETGVRDRASYVLQQGAIRFVFTSALRADHEIARHVTRHGDGIRDVAFRVADAADAFELAVERGARPHARPRVDEDDHGKVQRAAIRTYGDTIHTFVQRDDYSGVHLPGYREVAHDPVAAELGLATIDHVVGNVAYGEMDTWAEFYQRILGFSQLRHFGEDDISTEYSALMSKVLWDGDGRIKMPINEPAEGRKRSQIEEYLDAYDGPGVQHLALTTDDIVGTVRAMQRRGVGFLPVPDEYYLDARQRVGDVGESWDDLAALGILVDRDEEGYLLQIFTEPVQDRPTVFYEIIQRHGSRGFGAGNFKALFEAIERAQARRGNL
- a CDS encoding cytidine/deoxycytidylate deaminase family protein, whose product is MGQRASWDEYFLELARTTASRATCARRKHGAVIVQDRRIVATGYNGGPSGFGHCDEGACPRAASNAPQGHDYERCIAIHAEANALLYSSPAERSGATLYCTGAPCFGCAKLIANSGLGEVVAAGGRYDGWDDVRDFLRACSVRVRLLDGHEGTPSLPFT
- the fdxA gene encoding ferredoxin gives rise to the protein MTYTIAEPCIDVKDKACVEECPVDCIYEGERMLYIHPEECIDCGACEPVCPVEAIFYEDDVPDEWQLFTPVNAEFFADSVTGLGSPGGAATVGAVDKDHPTVAGWDA
- a CDS encoding RNA degradosome polyphosphate kinase, which gives rise to MTDPRPGTPTMSILASHPPADDEVRHLNRELSWLQFDERVLALAEDPTLPLLERAKFLAIFAANLDEFYQVRVAGLKEQVAAGVTGSGADGMPPSEQLRVIAEMATALSRRAAALFGDELVPALRQAGIRFLDVDDLDAADRRHLAQVFDDQIFPVLTPLAVDPAHPFPYLSNLSLNLAVIVQDHEHGEQRFARIKVPPLLPRFVALPDGERFVPLEQLIASQLGRLFAGLEVVEHHVFRVTRNADFEIEEDEADDLLLAIESELTRRRFGSLVRLEVEPGMSEAVQRLLLRELEITPAEMIALPGPLDLSGLDTLYALDRPDLKHPTLASVTQPRLAAATGGEHPDLFAALREGDVLVQHPYDSFTTSVRAFLEAAATDPQVLAIKITLYRTSGRDSPISRALLDAAEAGKQVVALVELKARFDEEANIAWARALEEAGVHVAYGVVGLKTHTKICLVVRQEGDRVRRYAHIGTGNYNDRTARIYEDLGLLTADPDIGADLSDLFNVLTGYSRQAEYRKLIVAPATYRQRMLELIEREAQAEDGHVVAKMNSLVDSRIIEALYAASQAGTRIDLIVRGVCCLRPEVPGMSDNVRVRSIVGRFLEHSRIFRFGSADRGLDYVIGSGDWMPRNLDRRVEALVPIEDPALQERLEEILQTCLDDDRLAWRLRPDSAWERVAPAAGVDTHEVLQQRARSRLR
- a CDS encoding CHAP domain-containing protein codes for the protein MNGFTAASVLEVARAEIGVVEAPGRRTKYGKWYGLNGQLWCAMFTSWCFAQVGAPRNGMTFTAWTPGIYAAANTAGRWHTSPRSGDLVLFSFEKPSPKRPLGIAHVGLVEKVGEGGVVTTIEGNTNAAGSGSGGRVMRKNRRTKIAGFARPAYQVEAPRKLGDRLLKLRTPHLHGEDVLEWQRDFLVPWRKQAGGPQVIVPKGNFLELTVGETKAFQRALGVDDDGEVGSITLRAARAWRARQ